A genomic window from Pseudomonas alcaligenes includes:
- the hexR gene encoding transcriptional regulator HexR: protein MNLLQHIAQSRHLLRKSELKVADHVLQDPSAVMHSSMADLAHEVGISEPTIVRFCRAIGCSGFQDLKLKLAQSLAAGASFGQFAISENDSVADFSLKIFDTTLHTLMEVRERLDPKELEKAINAIANAQRIEFYGFGASGAVAADAQHKFFRLLLTAAAYSDPHMQAMSAVTLKPTDVAICISQSGRSKDLLITANLVRESGATLITLCPSQTPLADLATVNLAIDVQEDTEIYTPLTSRIAHLVVIDVLAMGVAMARGPDLVNHLKSVKRSLRSLRLSPKSVRSAED, encoded by the coding sequence GTGAATCTTCTGCAGCATATCGCCCAGTCCCGTCACCTGCTCCGCAAGTCGGAGCTGAAGGTTGCCGACCATGTCCTGCAGGACCCCTCGGCGGTCATGCACAGCTCCATGGCCGACCTGGCCCACGAGGTCGGCATCAGCGAGCCGACCATCGTGCGCTTCTGCCGCGCCATTGGCTGCAGCGGCTTCCAGGACCTCAAGCTGAAACTGGCGCAGAGCCTGGCGGCGGGGGCCAGCTTCGGCCAGTTCGCGATCAGCGAGAACGACTCGGTGGCGGACTTCAGCCTGAAGATCTTCGACACCACCCTGCACACCCTGATGGAAGTGCGCGAACGCCTCGATCCCAAGGAACTGGAGAAGGCCATCAATGCCATCGCCAACGCCCAGCGCATCGAGTTCTACGGCTTCGGCGCCTCCGGCGCGGTGGCCGCCGACGCCCAGCACAAGTTCTTCCGCCTGTTGCTGACCGCCGCGGCCTACTCCGACCCGCACATGCAGGCCATGAGCGCGGTGACCCTCAAGCCCACCGACGTGGCCATCTGCATCTCGCAGTCCGGCCGTTCCAAGGACCTGCTGATCACCGCCAACCTGGTGCGAGAGTCCGGCGCCACCCTGATCACCCTGTGCCCGAGCCAGACCCCGCTGGCCGACCTGGCCACGGTCAACCTGGCCATCGACGTGCAGGAGGACACCGAGATCTACACGCCGCTGACCTCGCGCATCGCCCACCTGGTGGTGATCGACGTGCTGGCCATGGGCGTGGCCATGGCCCGCGGCCCGGACCTGGTCAACCACCTCAAGAGCGTCAAGCGCAGCCTGCGCAGCCTGCGCCTGTCGCCCAAGTCGGTGCGCAGCGCCGAGGACTAG
- a CDS encoding PA3496 family putative envelope integrity protein, giving the protein MSLHHAEPVHDSKTRRKLEDQRRMAFRRAIEDYAEQRRLQRELHDYPDLLPAGLLLERATTRRQAA; this is encoded by the coding sequence ATGAGCCTGCATCACGCCGAACCCGTTCACGACAGCAAGACCCGCCGCAAGCTGGAAGACCAGCGCCGCATGGCCTTCCGCCGCGCCATCGAGGATTACGCCGAGCAGCGCCGCCTGCAGCGCGAACTCCACGACTATCCCGATCTGCTCCCCGCCGGCCTCCTGCTCGAGCGCGCCACGACCCGTCGCCAGGCGGCCTGA
- a CDS encoding Ldh family oxidoreductase has translation MTRLTLTEAHELAAAILRHAGFSEAFAQAIAATVTAGERDGCKSHGLWRLLGIVHTLKAGKAVADAEPEVIDQAPSLVRVDAHGGFSQLAFAAGLPLLADKARRNGIAALAINRCVHFSALWVEMEALTELGLVALACNPTQAYVAPAGGSRPLFGTNPVAFGWPRAGGHPFVFDFATSAIARGEIELHRRSGEPLPPGWGVDRHGQPSSEAAEVLDHGAMLTFGGHKGSALSTMIELIAGPLIGDLTSLESGAFDGGANALPYHGELIIALDPQRFLGAQAEQHLARAEALFEAIQGQGARLPSQRRYEARARSLACGVELDDGLYRDLQALLG, from the coding sequence ATGACCCGACTGACCCTCACCGAGGCCCATGAGCTGGCCGCCGCCATCCTGCGCCATGCCGGTTTCAGCGAGGCCTTCGCCCAGGCCATCGCCGCCACCGTGACCGCCGGCGAGCGCGATGGCTGCAAGTCCCACGGTCTGTGGCGCCTGCTCGGCATCGTGCACACCCTCAAGGCCGGCAAGGCGGTGGCCGACGCCGAGCCCGAGGTGATCGACCAGGCGCCGTCGCTGGTACGGGTCGATGCCCATGGCGGCTTCTCCCAGCTGGCCTTCGCCGCCGGCCTGCCGCTGCTGGCGGACAAGGCCCGGCGCAACGGCATCGCCGCCCTGGCGATCAACCGCTGCGTGCACTTCTCCGCGCTGTGGGTGGAGATGGAGGCGCTCACCGAGCTGGGCCTGGTGGCGCTGGCCTGCAACCCGACCCAGGCCTACGTGGCGCCGGCCGGTGGCAGCCGTCCGCTGTTCGGCACCAACCCCGTCGCCTTCGGCTGGCCGCGTGCCGGTGGCCATCCCTTCGTCTTCGACTTCGCCACCAGCGCCATCGCCCGTGGCGAGATCGAGCTGCACCGCCGTTCCGGCGAGCCGCTGCCGCCGGGCTGGGGCGTCGACCGCCACGGCCAGCCGAGCAGCGAGGCCGCCGAGGTGCTCGACCACGGCGCCATGCTGACCTTCGGTGGGCACAAGGGCTCGGCCCTGTCGACGATGATCGAGCTGATCGCCGGGCCGCTGATCGGCGACCTCACCAGCCTCGAATCCGGCGCCTTCGACGGCGGCGCCAACGCCCTGCCGTACCACGGCGAGCTGATCATCGCCCTCGATCCGCAGCGCTTCCTCGGCGCGCAGGCCGAGCAGCACCTGGCCCGCGCCGAGGCACTGTTCGAGGCGATCCAGGGCCAGGGCGCGCGGCTGCCGTCGCAGCGGCGCTACGAGGCGCGGGCCAGGAGCCTGGCCTGTGGCGTTGAACTCGACGACGGCCTGTACCGCGACCTGCAGGCGCTGCTCGGCTAG
- a CDS encoding GAF domain-containing protein translates to MNPSLCALRDSMEGSTPALIATCALDGTPNLSYLSAVHYLDPAHIALSFQFFSQTRRNVLENPIARILLIDPFTARRHRLLAQYLRTETEGATFEKIGAKLAGIASHSGMDGVFRLQGADIYRVLAIEPVDCPGLPQPLPPNLLPPLRALIETVAQAVDLEHLFDSCLAALERQLEIAQAMILLCDDAQARLFTVAARGYPGSQIGSEVPLGKGVIGVAARTGVPIRINHALAEHGYAQVVRSQALALDEPLEPALPFHGLANPGSQLALPIRLGATVSGVLYVEDLRAQRFSYHHEDALATLADALGLAIGRLQEDCEAGEAADWQGAPAPRPRASTALQVRFYARLSTLFIDGQYVIKGIAGAILWKLLREYRDSGRRTFSSRELRADSSLNLPEISDNLATRLLLLRRRLDEMALGISLRKCGRGQVELRVEQPLELEEG, encoded by the coding sequence ATGAACCCCAGCCTCTGCGCCCTGCGCGACTCGATGGAGGGCAGCACGCCGGCGCTGATCGCCACCTGCGCGCTCGACGGCACGCCCAACCTGTCCTACCTGTCGGCAGTGCACTACCTCGACCCGGCCCACATCGCCCTGAGCTTCCAGTTCTTCAGCCAGACCCGGCGCAACGTGCTGGAGAACCCCATCGCGCGGATCCTGCTGATCGACCCCTTCACCGCCCGCCGCCACCGCCTGCTGGCGCAATACCTGCGCACCGAGACCGAGGGCGCCACGTTCGAGAAGATCGGCGCCAAGCTGGCCGGCATCGCCTCGCACAGCGGCATGGACGGCGTCTTCCGCCTGCAGGGCGCCGACATCTACCGGGTGCTGGCCATCGAGCCGGTGGACTGCCCCGGACTGCCCCAGCCACTGCCGCCCAACCTGCTGCCGCCACTGCGCGCGCTGATCGAGACGGTGGCCCAGGCCGTCGACCTGGAGCACCTGTTCGACAGCTGCCTGGCCGCCCTGGAGCGCCAGCTGGAGATCGCCCAGGCCATGATCCTGCTGTGCGACGACGCGCAGGCGCGCCTGTTCACCGTGGCCGCGCGCGGCTATCCCGGCAGCCAGATCGGCAGCGAGGTGCCGCTGGGCAAGGGCGTGATCGGCGTGGCCGCGCGCACGGGCGTGCCGATCCGCATCAACCATGCCCTGGCCGAGCACGGCTACGCCCAGGTGGTGCGCTCCCAGGCCCTGGCCCTGGACGAGCCGCTGGAGCCGGCGCTGCCCTTCCATGGCCTGGCCAACCCCGGCAGCCAGCTGGCCCTGCCGATCCGCCTGGGCGCCACGGTGAGCGGCGTGCTCTATGTCGAGGACCTGCGCGCCCAGCGCTTCAGCTACCACCATGAGGATGCCCTGGCGACCCTGGCCGACGCCCTGGGCCTGGCCATCGGCCGCCTGCAGGAGGACTGCGAGGCGGGCGAGGCGGCGGACTGGCAGGGCGCGCCGGCGCCCCGCCCGCGCGCCAGCACTGCGCTGCAGGTGCGTTTCTATGCGCGCCTGTCGACCCTGTTCATCGACGGCCAGTACGTGATCAAGGGCATCGCCGGCGCCATCCTCTGGAAGCTCCTGCGCGAATACCGCGACAGCGGCCGGCGCACCTTCAGCAGCCGCGAACTGCGCGCCGACAGCTCGCTGAACCTGCCGGAAATCAGCGACAACCTGGCCACCCGCCTGCTGCTGTTGCGCCGCCGCCTGGACGAGATGGCGCTGGGCATCAGCCTGCGCAAATGCGGGCGCGGCCAGGTCGAGCTGCGGGTGGAGCAGCCGCTGGAACTGGAGGAAGGCTAG
- a CDS encoding aldehyde dehydrogenase (NADP(+)) translates to MPAITGHNFIAGARSAAGEIILHSLDASTGEALPYAFHQATEAEVDAAARAAEAAYPVYRALSPERRAQFLDAIAEQIDALGDDFVQLVCRETALPAARIQGERGRTSGQMRLFARVLRRGDFLGARIDRALPERQPLPRPDLRQYRTGVGPVAVFGASNFPLAFSTAGGDTAAALAAGCPVVFKAHSGHMATAELVAQAIIRAAEATGMPAGVFNMVYGGGVGEWLVKHPAIQAVGFTGSLKGGRALCDMAAARPHPIPVFAEMSSINPVLMLPAALAARGEQIARELADSVVQGCGQFCTNPGLVIGIASPAFSLFVANLIAEIGQRPPQTMLNAGTLGSYERGLAALHAHPGLKHLAGQPQEGRQARPQLFQADVSLLLNGDELLQEEVFGPVTVVVEVADKAQLIRALHGLRGQLTATLTAEPADLEAHGDLLPLLEQKVGRVLFNGYPTGVEVCDAMVHGGPYPATSDARGTSVGSLSIERFLRPVCYQNCPDALLPDALKNANPLGLARLVDGITTRESLA, encoded by the coding sequence ATGCCCGCCATCACCGGCCACAACTTCATCGCCGGCGCCCGCAGCGCCGCCGGCGAAATCATCCTGCACAGCCTCGACGCCAGCACCGGCGAGGCGCTGCCCTACGCCTTCCACCAGGCCACCGAGGCCGAGGTGGACGCCGCCGCCCGCGCCGCCGAGGCCGCCTACCCGGTCTACCGCGCCCTGAGCCCGGAGCGCCGCGCCCAGTTCCTCGACGCCATCGCCGAGCAGATCGACGCCCTCGGCGACGACTTCGTCCAGCTGGTGTGCCGCGAGACCGCTCTGCCGGCCGCGCGCATCCAGGGCGAGCGCGGCCGCACCAGCGGGCAGATGCGCCTGTTCGCCAGGGTGCTGCGCCGCGGCGACTTCCTCGGCGCGCGCATCGACCGCGCCCTGCCCGAGCGCCAGCCGCTGCCACGCCCGGACCTGCGCCAGTACCGCACCGGCGTCGGCCCGGTGGCGGTGTTCGGCGCCAGCAACTTCCCGCTGGCCTTCTCCACCGCCGGTGGCGACACCGCGGCGGCGCTGGCCGCCGGCTGCCCGGTGGTGTTCAAGGCGCACAGCGGCCACATGGCCACCGCCGAGCTGGTGGCCCAGGCGATCATCCGCGCCGCCGAGGCCACCGGCATGCCGGCCGGCGTGTTCAACATGGTCTATGGCGGCGGGGTCGGCGAGTGGCTGGTCAAGCATCCGGCGATCCAGGCGGTCGGCTTCACCGGCTCGCTGAAGGGCGGTCGAGCTCTGTGCGACATGGCCGCCGCGCGCCCGCACCCCATCCCGGTGTTCGCCGAGATGAGCTCGATCAACCCGGTGCTGATGCTGCCGGCCGCCCTGGCCGCGCGTGGCGAGCAGATCGCCCGCGAACTGGCCGACTCGGTGGTGCAGGGCTGCGGCCAGTTCTGCACCAACCCGGGCCTGGTCATCGGCATCGCCTCGCCGGCCTTCAGCCTGTTCGTCGCCAACCTGATCGCCGAGATCGGCCAGCGCCCGCCGCAGACCATGCTCAACGCCGGCACCCTGGGCAGCTACGAACGCGGCCTGGCCGCGCTGCACGCCCACCCGGGGCTGAAGCACCTGGCCGGCCAGCCGCAGGAAGGCCGCCAGGCCCGCCCGCAGCTGTTCCAGGCCGATGTATCCCTGCTGCTCAACGGCGACGAGCTGCTGCAGGAGGAGGTGTTCGGCCCCGTGACCGTGGTGGTGGAAGTGGCCGACAAAGCCCAGCTGATCCGCGCCCTGCATGGCCTGCGCGGCCAGCTGACCGCCACCCTGACCGCCGAGCCGGCCGACTTGGAGGCCCACGGCGATCTGTTGCCACTGCTCGAGCAGAAGGTTGGCCGGGTACTGTTCAACGGTTATCCGACCGGCGTGGAGGTGTGCGACGCCATGGTCCACGGCGGCCCCTATCCGGCCACTTCGGATGCGCGCGGCACCTCGGTCGGCAGCCTGTCCATCGAGCGCTTCCTGCGCCCGGTGTGCTACCAGAACTGCCCGGACGCCCTGCTGCCGGACGCCCTGAAGAACGCCAACCCGCTGGGCCTGGCCCGGCTGGTCGACGGCATCACCACGCGGGAATCGCTGGCCTGA
- a CDS encoding dihydrodipicolinate synthase family protein — translation MNSTIFTGTIPALMTPCTAERKPDFDALVRKGKQLIEAGMSAVVYCGSMGDWPLLTEAERQEGVARLVAAGIPTIVGTGAVNSREAVSHAAHAAKVGAHGLMVIPRVLSRGASPAAQEAHFAAILEAAPQLPAVIYNSPYYGFATRAELFFKLRRQYPNLIGFKEFGGAADMRYAAEHITSQDDQVILMAGVDTQVMHGFVNCGATGAITGIGNVLPREVLQLVELSKQAAKGDAVARRRALELSEALNVLSSFDEGCDLVLYYKYLMVLGGDPEYALHFNPTDALSDAQRNYAETQYKLFRQWYANWSAA, via the coding sequence ATGAACAGCACCATCTTCACCGGCACCATCCCCGCCCTGATGACCCCCTGCACCGCCGAGCGCAAGCCGGACTTCGACGCCCTGGTACGCAAGGGCAAGCAGCTGATCGAGGCCGGCATGAGCGCCGTGGTCTACTGCGGCTCCATGGGCGACTGGCCGTTGCTCACCGAGGCCGAGCGCCAGGAAGGGGTGGCGCGCCTGGTCGCCGCCGGCATCCCGACCATCGTCGGCACCGGCGCGGTGAACAGCCGCGAGGCCGTGTCCCACGCCGCCCACGCCGCCAAGGTCGGCGCCCATGGCCTGATGGTCATTCCGCGCGTGCTGTCCCGCGGCGCTTCGCCGGCCGCCCAGGAAGCGCACTTCGCCGCCATTCTCGAAGCGGCGCCGCAGCTGCCGGCGGTGATCTACAACAGCCCCTACTACGGCTTCGCCACCCGTGCCGAACTGTTCTTCAAGCTGCGCCGCCAGTACCCCAACCTGATCGGCTTCAAGGAGTTCGGCGGCGCCGCCGACATGCGCTACGCCGCCGAGCACATCACCTCGCAGGATGACCAGGTGATCCTCATGGCCGGCGTCGACACCCAGGTGATGCATGGCTTCGTCAACTGCGGCGCGACCGGCGCCATCACCGGCATCGGCAACGTCCTGCCGCGCGAAGTGCTGCAGCTGGTCGAGCTGAGCAAGCAGGCCGCCAAGGGCGACGCCGTCGCCCGCCGCCGCGCCCTGGAGCTGTCCGAGGCGCTCAACGTGCTGTCGTCCTTCGACGAGGGCTGCGACCTGGTCCTCTACTACAAGTACCTGATGGTGCTGGGCGGCGACCCGGAATACGCCCTGCACTTCAACCCCACCGATGCGCTCAGCGACGCCCAGCGCAACTACGCCGAGACCCAGTACAAGCTGTTCCGCCAGTGGTACGCCAACTGGTCGGCCGCCTGA
- a CDS encoding proline racemase family protein, which translates to MRSSKVIHVVSCHAEGEVGDVIVGGVAPPPGATLWEQSRWIARDQELRNFVLNEPRGGVFRHVNLLVPAKDPRAQMAWIIMEPADTPPMSGSNSLCVSTVLLDSGILPMTEPETRLVLEAPGGLIEAVAQCRDGKVQRVEVKNVPSFADKLDAMIEVEGLGSLKVDTAYGGDSFVIADARTLGFALTADEAADLVAVGLKITRAANEQLGFVHPLNKDWDHISFCQIAAPLERIDGVLTAANAVVIRPGKIDRSPCGTGCSARMAVLHAKGQMQDGERFVGRSIIGSEFHCRIAGLTEVAGRPAIHPCLSGRAWITGTHQHLLDPDDPWPQGYRLSDTWPVEPQP; encoded by the coding sequence ATGCGTTCGAGCAAGGTCATCCATGTGGTCAGCTGCCACGCCGAGGGCGAGGTCGGCGACGTCATCGTCGGCGGCGTCGCGCCGCCGCCCGGCGCCACCCTGTGGGAACAGTCGCGCTGGATCGCGCGCGACCAGGAGCTGCGCAACTTCGTGCTGAACGAGCCGCGCGGCGGCGTGTTCCGCCACGTCAACCTGCTGGTGCCGGCCAAGGACCCGCGGGCGCAGATGGCCTGGATCATCATGGAACCGGCCGACACGCCGCCCATGTCCGGCTCCAACTCGCTGTGCGTGTCCACCGTGCTGCTCGACAGCGGCATCCTGCCGATGACCGAGCCGGAAACGCGCCTGGTGCTGGAGGCACCGGGCGGCCTGATCGAGGCCGTGGCCCAGTGCCGTGACGGCAAGGTGCAGCGCGTCGAGGTGAAGAACGTGCCGTCCTTCGCCGACAAGCTGGACGCCATGATCGAGGTCGAGGGCCTCGGCAGCCTCAAGGTCGACACCGCCTACGGCGGCGACAGCTTCGTCATCGCCGATGCCCGTACCCTGGGCTTCGCCCTGACCGCCGACGAGGCCGCCGACCTGGTCGCCGTGGGCCTGAAGATCACCCGCGCGGCCAACGAGCAGCTGGGCTTCGTCCATCCGCTGAACAAGGACTGGGATCACATCTCCTTCTGCCAGATCGCCGCGCCGCTGGAACGCATCGACGGCGTGCTGACCGCCGCCAACGCGGTGGTGATCCGCCCCGGCAAGATCGACCGTTCGCCCTGCGGCACCGGCTGCTCGGCGCGCATGGCGGTGCTGCACGCCAAGGGCCAGATGCAGGACGGCGAGCGCTTCGTCGGCCGCTCGATCATCGGCTCCGAGTTCCACTGCCGCATCGCCGGCCTCACCGAAGTCGCCGGGCGCCCGGCCATCCACCCCTGCCTGTCCGGCAGGGCCTGGATCACTGGCACCCACCAGCACCTGCTCGACCCCGACGACCCCTGGCCGCAGGGCTACCGCCTCTCGGACACCTGGCCGGTCGAGCCGCAACCCTGA
- a CDS encoding amino acid ABC transporter ATP-binding protein yields MIEIDNVYKSFGDLEVIKGVSLTVNKGEVVSIIGGSGSGKSTLLMCINGLEPIQKGSIRVDGTEVHAPGTDLNKLRQKIGIVFQQWNAFPHLTVLENVMLAPRKVLGLSKQEAEAIAVKQLTHVGLADKLKVFPSKLSGGQQQRMAIARALAMSPDYMLFDEATSALDPQLVGEVLDTMRLLAEEGMTMILVTHEIRFARDVSDRVAFFRNGLVHEIGAPEQVIGNPQKPETADFLKSVL; encoded by the coding sequence ATGATTGAGATCGACAACGTCTACAAATCCTTCGGCGACCTCGAAGTCATCAAGGGTGTCAGCCTGACGGTGAACAAGGGCGAGGTGGTGTCGATCATCGGCGGCTCCGGCTCCGGCAAGAGCACCCTGCTGATGTGCATCAACGGCCTGGAGCCGATCCAGAAGGGCAGCATCCGCGTCGACGGCACCGAGGTGCACGCGCCGGGCACCGACCTCAACAAGCTGCGGCAGAAGATCGGCATCGTGTTCCAGCAGTGGAACGCCTTCCCCCACCTGACCGTGCTGGAGAACGTCATGCTGGCGCCGCGCAAGGTGCTCGGCCTGAGCAAGCAGGAGGCCGAGGCCATCGCCGTCAAGCAGCTCACCCACGTGGGCCTGGCGGACAAGCTCAAGGTGTTCCCCAGCAAGCTCTCCGGCGGCCAGCAGCAGCGCATGGCGATCGCCCGCGCGCTGGCCATGAGCCCGGACTACATGCTGTTCGACGAGGCCACCAGCGCCCTCGACCCGCAGCTGGTGGGCGAGGTGCTGGACACCATGCGCCTGCTCGCCGAGGAGGGTATGACCATGATCCTGGTCACCCACGAGATCCGCTTCGCCCGCGACGTGTCCGACCGCGTGGCGTTCTTCCGCAACGGCCTGGTGCACGAGATCGGCGCGCCCGAGCAGGTCATCGGCAACCCGCAGAAGCCGGAAACCGCGGACTTCCTCAAGTCGGTCCTATAA
- a CDS encoding amino acid ABC transporter permease, whose translation MFDTSLTSNDLLFMLQGAWVTLKLTAGAMLIGTLAGVLFGLLRAALPRATLPLAWVLDVFRSVPLLIQFVLFNALKSIAGLDMSAFTVGCIVLGVYAAAFCTEVVRSGVLAVPPNLRRAARSLGMSYSQDLRYIVLPIATRVAFPGWLNLVLSVMKDTALVMWIGIVELLRASQTIVTRIQEPLLVLCIAGLIYYIMSLVVAQLGARLEKRWQEND comes from the coding sequence ATGTTCGATACCAGCCTCACCTCCAACGACCTGCTGTTCATGCTGCAGGGTGCCTGGGTCACCCTCAAGCTGACCGCCGGCGCCATGCTCATCGGCACCCTGGCCGGCGTGCTGTTCGGCCTGCTGCGCGCCGCCCTGCCGCGCGCCACCCTACCGCTGGCCTGGGTGCTCGACGTGTTCCGCAGCGTGCCGCTGCTGATCCAGTTCGTCCTGTTCAATGCCCTGAAGAGCATCGCCGGGCTGGACATGAGCGCCTTCACCGTCGGCTGCATCGTGCTCGGCGTGTATGCCGCAGCCTTCTGTACCGAGGTGGTACGCAGCGGCGTGCTGGCCGTGCCGCCCAACCTGCGCCGCGCCGCGCGCTCGCTGGGCATGAGCTACAGCCAGGACCTGCGCTACATCGTGCTGCCGATCGCCACCCGCGTGGCCTTCCCCGGCTGGCTCAACCTGGTGCTCAGCGTGATGAAGGACACCGCGCTGGTCATGTGGATCGGCATCGTCGAGCTGCTGCGCGCCTCGCAGACCATCGTTACCCGTATTCAGGAGCCGCTGCTGGTGCTGTGCATCGCCGGCCTCATTTACTACATCATGAGCCTGGTGGTGGCCCAGCTGGGCGCCCGGCTGGAGAAAAGGTGGCAGGAAAATGATTGA
- a CDS encoding amino acid ABC transporter permease has translation MFDYTFHWRSAFKALPDMLAGAWVTLETAALSMLLGTLIALLLTVMRQMQHPVPRHFANTWVSIARNTPSLFQIYILYFGLGSFGLHVSSWVALLAGITFNNAGYLAENFRGGLKAVPETQMKAARSLGMSAFQAYRLIIVPQLLRIVFHPLSNQMVWAVLMTSLGVIVGLNNDLTGVTQDYNVKTFRTFEYFAIAAVLYYLIAKTIVLAARLMAWRLFRY, from the coding sequence ATGTTCGATTACACCTTCCACTGGCGCTCGGCCTTCAAGGCCCTGCCGGACATGCTGGCGGGCGCCTGGGTAACCCTGGAGACGGCAGCCCTGTCGATGCTCCTCGGCACCCTGATCGCCCTGCTGCTGACGGTGATGCGGCAGATGCAGCACCCGGTGCCACGGCACTTCGCCAACACCTGGGTGTCCATCGCGCGCAACACCCCGTCGCTGTTCCAGATCTACATCCTCTACTTCGGCCTCGGCAGCTTCGGCCTGCACGTCAGCTCCTGGGTCGCCCTGCTGGCGGGGATCACCTTCAACAACGCCGGCTACCTGGCGGAGAACTTCCGCGGCGGCCTCAAGGCGGTACCGGAGACGCAGATGAAGGCGGCACGTTCGCTGGGCATGAGCGCCTTCCAAGCCTACCGCCTGATCATCGTCCCGCAGCTGCTGCGCATCGTCTTCCACCCGCTGTCCAACCAGATGGTCTGGGCCGTGCTGATGACCTCGCTGGGGGTCATCGTCGGGCTGAACAACGACCTCACCGGGGTCACCCAGGACTACAACGTGAAGACCTTCCGCACCTTCGAGTACTTCGCCATCGCGGCGGTGCTCTATTACCTGATCGCCAAGACCATCGTGCTCGCCGCACGCCTGATGGCCTGGCGTCTGTTCCGCTACTGA